The window CCTTGGCGGCATTTGACAAGACCACGGGCGCACTGGACGTGAATTGGGATCCCGGTTTGGCGGATCCCGTAGACCTCAGCGTCGAAGCGCTGGCGGTGGCAGACGGCAAAGTATATGTGGGCGGACGTTTCAAGTCCGTCCGGGGAGGACTGCGCACTCGCAACAACCTTGCGGCGTTCAGCGAAGCCGACGGCAACAGTCCCGCCGGCGTGGATTTCGCATGGGATCCCAACATGGACAAAAACGTCTACGCCATAGCCGTTTTTGGAAACCGGGTGTATGTCGGCGGCGCCTTCGAGTATGTGACGGCATCGAGCGTGCAGCGCAGAGGAGCGGCGGCCTTCAACAAGGCGGATGGATCCAGCGCCGCCGTGCTAGATCCTTGGAACCCAAGACTTTCCTATCCGGATCTATATCCATGGATGGGCGACTGGCCGGTCGTAAACGCCTTTGCTTTCGCGGGCGATCGCGTGCACCTCGGGGGTGAGTTCACCAAGGCCAACACGTCCATCGTGCGCAACTACTTGGCGGCCTTCGAATTGGCCAACGGCTCGAATCCCGGAACCGTGGACGCCGCATGGAATCCGAACTTGGACGATGCCGTCAATACGCTTGCGATATCGGACGGACGCCTGTACGCGGGGGGCGATTTCACAACCGTCAACGGCGGAGCAGCTACCCGCAACCGCGTGGCCGCGTTCAATGTCGCGGGTGGCGGCGCCTCAGCCATGGTGGATCCGTGGAATCCCAACATCAACTCGACCGTCTGGGCGGTGGCGGTAAGCGGCCCGCGCGTTTTTGTTGGCGGAACTTTCAGCGCCGTCGGTGGCTCCACGACACGCTATGCCTTGGCGGCGTTCAACACGGCCAACGGCTCGAATCCCGCTGTGCTCGATGCGTGGAATCCGAGTTCCAGCAGCAGCAACTACATCTTTACTTTGGCGCCGTCGCGAAGCGCGGGCATCATCGTGGGCGGCAGCTTTACCTACATGGGCCACGAAACACGCCGCCGTATCGCCGGATTTAATACCGATTGGGACAATCCTCCATACGTTATGTGGCAAATGCCTGCTTCGGGCGGTGCGATCGGCAGTAGTCATGCCGCCATTGACGTGACGTTCAATGAACCCGTCTATGGAGTTGACGCAGGCGATCTCATTCTTACCGGCCCTGCGGCCACCGGTGCGGTCGTGGGGACGCCCACCTTCCAGCACGGATTTACCGGCTCCACGCCGCGCACCATGTGGCGCTTCCCCGTCCTCAATCTTTCGAGCGGAACACTGAACGTCAGTCTGTCTCCAACGGTGGGCGCCATCGTTGACGAGGCCGGCTCGACGCTCAATCCCAGTCCGACAACCTCGACGTATACCGTAACGGCCACGCCGGCCACGTTGCCTTTTTTTGAGGATTTTGAGAGCGGCAGCCTGGCTTCCTATTGGGATTCGCGCGGAACAGCCTATTTCGGCAACACCGTAACCTCCCTGTACGATCCCCATGCCGGATCCTATCACCTGCTGCTTGATGAAGCGTTGACCGGTTACCTGTCGCGCAACGAAGTCACATTGACATTGGATCTTGCCGGCCGCGCCAATGTCGAACTTTCCTTCTGGATGAAAGAACTCCTCGACGACGATCACGGTCCGCCGTCCATTCCGTATTTGAACGGTGCGGACTACGACGGGGTGGCGATCAGCGCCGACGGCTTGATGTGGTACGAAATACAGGGATTGCGCACGGCGGACGGGATTTCCGGATCGTATACCCAATTCACCATTGACCTCGATGCGGCGGCCGCCGCCCACGGCCTTGCCTACAACAACCATTTCCAGATCCGTTTCAACCACTACGACAATTGGCCCGCCTCGAGCAGCGGGTTTGTATTCGACGACATCCGTGTGCGCGAAGTCGTGACAACGCCGGCCGTCGTGAATGTAACGAGTCAGCACCCCAACGGCACTTTTCCACTGGGCGAGGTCGTTGACGTTCAGGTCGTTTTCTCGACTCCTGTGGCGGTAATGGGATCGCCAACTCTCGAACTCGAAACCGGCGCCGTGAATCGTCTCGCGGCAATGATCGGCGGCGATGGGACGAACACGCTCGTTTTCCGTTATACGGTGCAAGCGGGCGACAGTTCGCCAGACCTTGATTATGCCGGCAGCGACGCCCTGCAACTCAACGGAGGCAGCATTCGCGACGCCGCCACGGGTACGCTGGACGCCGACCTTGCGCTCCCCATTCCCGGCGAAGCGAATTCGCTTGGATTCAACAAGAACATCGCCATAGACACTGTGGCCCCTTCCGTCGGGACGCTCGAAGTGCAAGCGCCCCTTGTCATGAATCTCTCATATAACCAGGCGATGGGAACGGGCGTACTTGACCCGGCCCGTTACACGCTTTCCGGCTTGGGCCAAGGATCGCTTGCAAATCATCCCGATCAGGTGGAGGACCTCGGCGGCAACGTGTACAAGCTTTCATGGGCAGGCGGCGAAATGCGGACCGGACATGATGTAACCGTCACTGTGACAGATGTATTCGATCTCATCGGCAACCCGATCGGTCCCTCGAACAGCGCCACGCACACGGAAGGCGGCATGGGTGTTGCCCCTACCGTGACCGGCATCATGGTCCAAAGCGGACGATTCATCTTGGTTGAATTCAGCGAGACCATGGGAAGCGGCGCCATCCTTGCATCCAATTACACGCTGGCTGGTTCGGGAAAAGGCACGCTGGCCGCCAACCCGAACGACGTCCAATGGATTGCCGACAACGAATATCGCTTGGAATGGACCACCGGAGAAATGCGCGACGGCGGCGATATTGTGATTTCGGTCTCAAACGCTGTGGATCTGGTGGGAAACGGCATGGGCGATCCCGATTCGGGAACACATCCAGGCGGCGGAATCGGATATGCGCCCGAACTGGCCGAAGTGGACGTGCAGGATGAGAGCCATATTGACTTAATTTTTAACGAGGACATGGGCGCGGGCGTAGCCGATGTGGACCACTTTACCGTTTCCGGTCCGGGCGCGGGCAGTCTGACGATGCACCCTTCTTCCGTCGAGGCTTTGGGCGCATCCTATTACCGGCTGGCATGGTCTTCGGGTGAAATGCGCGACGGCGGCGACGTGACGGTGACTGCGGCGAATGTCCATGATCGTGCCGGTAATCCAATCGGTCCGTTGAATTTTGCCGTGGACATCGGTGGCGGCATTGGCATTCCCCCTGGGTTGGCTGATGCGACGGTCATGGACCTGCGCATGGTTCTTGTCGTTTTCAGCGAGTGGATGGGAAGCGATGCGGTCAATGCTGAAAACTACACGCTTTCGGGATCAGGCCGTGGAACGCTGGCCGAGCATCCGAATAGCGTGGAAGACACCGGCATGGGGATGTACCGGCTGCAATGGGCCTCCGGTGAAATGCTCGACGGCGGCGATATCACCATTACGGCTTCGGGTGTTGCGGACCTTGTCGGCAATCCCATCGGCACGGCCCATACGGCCACCGATCCCGGCGCGGGCATTGGCGGGGCGCCCCGCGTGACGAGCGTGCAGGTCCTGACGGGCTCTACCGTGCGTCTATCGTTCAATGAACCCATGATGGGAGGCGATCTCGGCGATGCAAGCCGCTACATGGTTTCCGGCGACGGGATGGGCACCCTCTCCATCCATCCGGATACCATAACCACCGAGGGTTCATCGGCTGTCGTCGCGGGATGGAATGAGGGCGAAATGCGACAAGGCGGCTCCATCTCGCTTACGGCCGCCAATGTCCGGGATTTGGCCGGCAATCTCATCGGAGCGTCCAACAGCGCCACCCATGCCGACGGCGGCATGGGTGTTCCCCCCACAGGGATGCTGGTCCTGAACGATGCAGCGGTATTCACGCGCGACCGGCAGGTAACCGCCACTTTCCTCGGCGCCGACGGCACGGGTAGCGCCCTTGACGCCATGCGATTCGGCAATGGCGTGGCGGAATGGTCCGATTGGCGCACCTATTCCGTCTCATCGGCGTGGGAACTTCCCGACGGCCAGTCATGGAAGACGGTTTATGCCCAGTTGCGCGATGCCGCCGGCAACGTGTCGGACGAAACGATCGCCGACACGATAGCCCTCGACACGGAACCCCTTGCCCTGTCGCCCGGAAGCGATACCGCCGTGGAAGCGGAGTACGGCTCCTCATGTCTCCTGGAAGTCCGTGCCGAAGGAATTTTCGGAACGCCCCTCTATACATGGAGCAAACGAAACAACGAAGGCCAATGGCAAATCCTTTCCGGTCCGGCCAAAGACGTTACGGGTTCGCAATACTGGATCGCCCCCGTAACCGTTTCCAGTGCCGGGGCATACCGATGCGAAGCAGCCGATGAAACCGAAACGGCTGGTCCCGTCGAATTTATCGTGACGGTGAGCGACCCGCTGGAAAGCCTGCCGTTGTTTGGATTCGCTGGGATCCTGCTTCTTGCGTTATGCTGCCTTTTGGCAGGCTTCACGTGTCTGCGCAAATTTTCGTGTTGACAGGCATTCGATAAATCAACGCTAATCCACCAACTCTGCGGGCGAGAATCCATCAAATTCCACCGTCCCAGCGGCGTTTCTCGTGCTCGTGCTCGTAATCGTCATCGTAATTGCAGTTGATCGGAGAAACATGTCCCCGCCGGCTGACTTCATTTCAACAAACAATAAAGTGTAATGCACGAGACGAATCAAGAGCGATTTCAATCAGTGGTCAAATGTGGTTTGACGAGAGCGGTCCATGCGTCGTAACCGGCTTGGTTGAGGTGGAGGCCGTCGGATTGAAACATGTCTTTCCGGGGCTGGCCGTCGGCGCCCAGAATTGTCCCGCTGGTCTCGACGTGGACTATGCCGGCATCGCCTTGGGCGTATTCGGCCACGCGGGCGTTGAAGTCTTTCATCATGGAGTAAAGATTCCAACGGGCGATACTCGGTTTGGCGGCGAGCACGATGATGCGTGAAGCCGGCGAGGACTGGCGGATATGTTCGACGACCTCCTTGAAATCGTCGAAGACCACCGTGGCAGGCCTGCCGTGCGCGATGTCGTTGTCGCCCGCGTACAGAACGACGGTCGTGGGCTTGTGCGGTGTTACGATGCGGTCGAGATAGTACGCGATGTCGCTGTATTCGCATCCGCCGAAACCGCGATTGATCGTCTTGAATTCCGGGAAGCAGCGTTTCAAGTCCCACAGGCGAATCGTTGAACTGCCGACGAAGAACACGGTGTCGGGCGCTGGCGGGTTGGCCCGGTCCTGTTCCTCGAACGCTTGTATGTCTTTCTCATAAGGCATCGCGCGAACGAGTTCGAGCGCCTGGATGAATGCCTCGCCGGCAACCCCTGCCTCTTTGTCGCCTCCCGCGAACTTGAATTCGATGGCGCCGTTGCGCGGTCTGAGCGATCGCAGTTCGATGTCGAGCACGCGGTTCGGACCGTCGGCCTTCTCCGCCACATCCATCTTCTCAATCATCGGCTGGCCGTTCACGAACACCGACACGCGGTTCTTCGCCGTGTCGAATCCGCGCGTCGCGGCGAACTTCAGCGTTGCGCGGTACATGCCCGGCGCGACAGTTGCATTCACGATAAACTCCGGCGCATGAATCCCGTAGCGATAGAGATTGGGCGAGTCCGTACCCTCGATGGTTTCCGCGACGGGTTCCGTCCACCACGCCGCACCGACGACATCCGCGCCCTGGTTCATGCGGACAATCCACTCCGTGGCCGGACGCCACGCATTCCCGGCCTTGTCGCACAAGTCTTCACGTCCCGAATAGCCGAACACCATGCGTTGCGGATCCACGGGCCCTTCGCCGGACCCGAACCCGCTTGAGCCCGTGGCGGCGGAGGAGACCACGCGATGAACACGCACTCTTGCCCCTTGCGACAACGGATTCTTTTCCCCGCGCACGACCACGCGTAGTTCGTGTTTGCCTTCGCTCAGCCCGCTTCGCGCGAAGAGCGTTTGCGCGTCCCGCCCAACCGGGCACCAGCAATCGATGCCGGCCCGCTGTTTCTCGCCGTCAATAAAAACGTCCGCCAATCCCCCCGCCGGTTCGACGTCGCCGATAACTCGCACTTGGTTGCCGTCGAAAGCGCAGGTTATCGCAGCCCCTGTTGTTTCGCTCGCATCATGCGAATCCCATGTTCCCGTCCGCGTGAACGCTTCACCGGATGATGCGTTCTTTGGATCGTCGCCTTCGACAGCGATCGCCGTCAGGCCATCGTGGCGAATCGTCACAATGTAGTCGCCATTGGGAAGCGGCTTCATGCTGAAACCATTTCCGTCGGCAACTTCACGCCTTTGCAAGGAAATACCGTCGCCGGTGATGTGCGACGGTTCAAAAGCCAGCCGGAGAACGGTTAGGGTATGTTCAGGAGAATCGAATGTCGTAAAAGCGATACGGCCCTTCTCATAGGCCGCATCCACAATCTCCGCCGAACTCCGCATGACATGATTTTCGCGGTTTGGGCCGAAGAGATCGGGCATCCATGCCATGATTTGCAGCATGGTCCGCATCGCGAGCGGGTGGATGATATTGAGCCACGATGCGGCCACGATCGGATTGCCCAGGAGTCCGTCAACGACCGTCCCGTTGTCGAGCGCATCGTAGGATCCGAGTATGGCCATGCGCCGTGCGAGTTCCCGCGCCCACGCGTCGTCGGCCAACGCCGCGTATTGCGCCAACGCGCCTGCCGTGAGTTGCTGGCCATAGGACAAGGATGTGCCGCAGCAACTCGGCGATTCGGGCATCGCCCACGCGCCGCTGTACACTTCCGCCGCCGAATTGGGATCCACGCCGGTTCGGTTCAGGAGCAGCGTCAGCACATTGCGCACGTCGGACTTCCACAAGGGAAACGCTTCGCGATAGTCCATCACATATTGCATCGCCCACACGTTGACCAGCGAAATCACCGGGCATTCCCAGTCCCAGTAGCAGCGCCCCCACGTGTCCACCGCGGCCCATTTTGGAAATAGGACGTCGTTGAGATAAGCGTGTCCCGCGTCGCGCGCCCGCATGATGGCGTCGTCTGTGCCGCGATAGCCGAGCCGAATGAGTGAATCCAGGAATCGCAGGATAAACGTTACGCTGCCGGTCAGTTCATTGCTCCAATTGACCTCTTCGGGATTTGCGTAACGCGGCCACGGCGGTTCGCCAGGCGTCCGGTTGCAGTGCTGAGCCAACAAATCGCCCCAGTGCCTTGCAGCCTCGAAGTACCGCGCATCGCCAAGTATCCGATAGGCGCGCAGGATGGCCGCGCCGATGTCCGCCGAAAGATCGAGTTGGATGAATCCCTTTGGATCGCATGGGCCGTAGGGCTTGCCCTTTGTGGGCACGCTGATCGGGAAGTTCGGCCACGGATGATCCGATGGCGTCTGGGCATAATCGAGAATGTAATCGGCCTGCAACTTGATGAAGCCGAGGGCGGCCGGGTCGCCCGCGTAGCGATAATAGTCCGCAAAGCCGTTGATCAAACTGACGGTCCGCTGGCCAAGGTCGCCGCACATCCAATTTTCCAACGGTGGCGCGCCGATGTTCCCTTCCGCGTCTATGCTCCACATCGAGGTGTATACGAAATGCGGCGCAGCCATGACGGCCTTGTCCGTGCCGACCCACGGGTAGCGTTTGAGTGTTTCCATGGATACGCGCACACGATAGTCAATCTGTCCGTTCAGCCCTTGATACCATGGCGCGATGACGCCATGCGCGTCCTCAATGGCCGGATGTCCATAATATGCCGGCAGTGTCGTCGCGCCGTTTGCCAGAAATCCGATCAGCAATGTCGTCATCATGCCGGGCGCCCACTCCTTATTGCCGCGTGTATGTGGATGATAGGGAAATGAGGAAATGAAGGGGGGTAGCGGAAAAAATTTTTACAATTTTCAATATCCCCAAACAGTCTCCTTGTCTTTTCTTTTGCACAACGGGATGGCGATCGTCAGAGATTTGCCAGGTTCGCCACATATTCCTTGCTGCCGTCGTTGGCCCATGCATCCAGCTGATTCGGGTCTTTGAGTTGCTGGCCGCGCTGACGAGGCACGGCAAGGTAGCCTATCCGGATGTCGGAAAGGCCCGTCATGTCGCTCCAGAGTTTTTCGAATTGGGCGACGGGATACACGTCTTCCTGCCCATGGCCCCATCGTCGCTTGACATCCTTGATGGTTACATAGGTCGGCATCCGGTGCGCCATGGCGCGGACGGCGTGGGTGATTTTATCGGCTGGACCGTCGAGATCGGCCCGCGTGAGGCCGAACAAGGCCAGCAGCGGATCAATTTGTATCCATGTGGTCATCGAATTGTAGTACCGCAGTTTGAGTTCGTCCTCCTCGCGCGGCTGGGCAAGCCCTTCGAGCAGGCGCACACGGCCATTGACCCGCGCAAGGCCGCCGCCGCGATCGTCTATGCGGCGGGGGACTACCTCAAAAGTCAGCACATTGCCTGCCTGCAAATGCGCGCCCAGCGCCTCGGCATCGAGATCGGCCCCCAGGGTGTCAATGTTGTGGAGCATGATCGTTTCGAGATGCGGATGCTCCCTGAGCAATTTCGCCAGGACGCCGTTGCGCAGGAGGTTGGGAATTTCGTACCAATGTCCGGGCGGATTGAATCGCTGGATGGCGACGTTGTCCACATAATCGCTTCCTTCGCCCTTGGATCGCGCCCAGTCCATGAGTGCGGCGCGGGCATCCTCGCGGACCTTCTGCTTCTGTTCATCCAGCATTTCCTGGGGCATTTCTTCCCACAGAAAAACGAGATCGCGCACCATCGGGATCAGGCGCTGCCCGATGGATCGCCCCGGACTCAGCACGATCGGTCCCTCGTAGCCGTAACGGCCGTTCAACTCCAGATGTTTCTCGATGGGGCCATGGGTCAGGTAACTGGTCGAGATGATATGTGGTGGGGCCGTTCCGTACCGTTCGGCGCTCACACGGGTCTTGGCCACATGAATTTCAAGAAAACTCCGGTGTTTTCCTCCCAAAAAGAGGAATGGATTGATGGCTTTCACGGCGCCCGCGCCGGTGGTCCAACGGCTTCCAACGCCCGCGGCCAGGGAGAAAACGGCGACGCGACCGTCGCGGAGGGATTCCTCGCCGATACGCCGGCGCTCCGGATCGCCGAACAGGGTGATCACATCGGAGTCGTGCACGTCCTCAATGGAGGTATCCACGGGAAGCCGGTTGTGCGCCAGTCCGATGCGCCCACTGCGCAAGTCTGCCCGGATCTCTTCGTGCTGAATCGAATCGAAGCCGTTTTCGGACTTGATGCGCGCGGCGTCTTCGTCCCATGCCTGTCGCGTGGACTGCGTGGCGGGATCGGCGACCCGGAAAAGATTCGCCGTCAACGTTCGAAGCAACCCGTAAGTCTCGACGGCATCACTGCGACGCGCCGTGAAATGGTCCAATTCGACACGACGCAAGTAAGCGATATCGTCCGCGCTGCGGCGGACCAGTTCCGGGATTTGCAGCGCATAGTAGCGCGTGGGCATGACCGCCTCCTCGCCCAGAAGAAGGCACGAGGTCGATCCCTGTGCATTGATGCGGAAATTGTATACAACGGGATCCATGGCAAAGGGCAGCGCATCTTCGAGCGTGCGTTTGGCGGAGGTCATGATGGCGAGAATTTCATCCCGAAAAGCGTCGCGCCGGGACGGTTCCACAAACATGGCCATGCCGCCGCCCGACATGCCGCCCAACATGAGGAATCCCCAAAAATCGTCTCCAAGGGTGTTGCGCGCTTCTGCGATGACGGTTTCAGTGAAACGGTTTGTAACCCATGGGATGATAGTCTTGAGGGGAACGTCCCAGTTTCGGGTCGTATTGGCGGCGAGTTCGCGGATATCGCCCGATTGGAGCGCGCCGAGAATGTTGTCAAATATGGTGCGCATCGAAAGGCGCGCTTCCCATTCACGTTGGGCCCGAAGAAGGTATTTTTCGGTCACCATTTCGAGGATGGGGCCGACGTTTTGCGCCATCCCGCCGTGAATAAGCACCAAAGACGCGGCCAAACGCTCCTTGATCTCCGGGTGGAGATCGTCCTCCCCCAATATCCGGTGACGCGGCAACAGGCAGCCTTTGCTGATCCCGTATTCCGGATCGCCCTTGCAGGCGATGGCGCCCTCGATGACCTTGATCCCCGGCCAAATGCCGCCGGAGTCCTGCCAGCCGCCGCCGGAACCGCCCAGCCATTCGCCGAGGATTGCGCGCGAGGCCGCCAAGCGGCGCTCTTCCTCCGTAAGCGGACCTTCCAGCGTGGAGGTTTGCCCCGTGGCGCGCATCAATACACTGATGATGGAGGCAAGAAGATTGGTCGAAACCGCAAGGCGCGAACCTTTTGGGATGTCATTGACTTTCGTGACGAGTTCAAGGCCCATGCCGCGCCCTACAATGCGGCCCAAAATTGCCTCGATGGACTGGTTCGTTCCCTCGAAGGACGGCGGGATCAAACCGGACGCGATGACCCCGGCTTTGAGGAGGCTGAGGTAGTCATTGCCGAAATTGAACAGATCCCGCAGATCCGTAACGTCCTTGGTGGTGTCGAGATCGGTACTCGTCAGACGCAGGACCGGTTCCGGAATGGCGCGAACATACGTTTCGATGGGGGGCTGGATGATGTCGTCGCGGCCGTAGACCCCCAGATCCACGGAAATGTTGAGCACCCGTGCGCCTTCCGGGTAATCCATGCCCAGAAAAAAAATGTCCGACCACCCGCTATGGCTCAGATCGAGCCGGACCGGCGTCGTTTCACGCAGGATGGGGTAAAGAAGCGTACCGTTCGGCCGGTAGAGCAGTTCACGGCGCAACCGGATAGGCTGATCGTCCGCATGGCCGACGCGGAACATCCACTGGTTACCCCTGCTGGCCCGGACGCTGCGCCGCACCTGATCGCAAAGCGTTTGAAACGACAAGTGATGATAGGCCTCGGCGAGAGCGCTGAAAAGCGCCGCGTTCGGACCGTGTTGTTTCATGGCCGCGCGGAAACAGTCTATGGCCTCCTCGAACCGGCGGCCCAGCAGATCGTGAAATCCATCGTAGGGAATTGTCCCCGTATCGGGAAAGGCCGGAGATTCCTGAAACGAAAACCGGTAGGCCGCATACAGGAACATGGTCGCCCGAACCCGTTCATAGAGATTGTCCGCCGAACGGCGAAAGGCGTCCAGTTCCTCGCAGGCCGCCATCAGCTCTTGTGGAGAAAGTTCCTCGCACAGCGATCGGAACGGCCGGTTCCGTATCTTGGAACCCTTCGCGGTGATGGTTTCAATCAGTGTGTTCACGAAAAACATCCTCATCCGGCCGGCCGACGCATGCCGGCTTCGGCCAACACGTCCACCAACACTCGCAGGACCTCGTCGCGATCCTTACCGGCCATGCTGATCGCGAGTTGCGTCTGGAGCATTCCGAAACGGGATCCTATATCGTAGCGGGATCCGGACACTTCGACCGCCAGATACCGTTCGCGTTTTGCAAGTTCCTGTAAAGCCGGCGTCAATTGGATCTCCGGATCGCCGTTCTTGTGGGCCGCCACTTCCGGCTCGAGCGCGTCAAACACCGACGGCGGCAGCACATGCATGCCGAACAGGCAGAGATAAAATCCCGCCCGCAATCCCGGCGTTTGCAGGTGCAATTCAGCCATGCTCAGCGAGGGTTTCTCGATGATTTTCTCGATTTGGTACAGACCCGGTGCGTCCGGCACACGCTTACCGCTCAAGGTTCCGTAATGGCCGACCAGATGTTCCCGCGTGACCTGCACCACCGCGACGGCGCATTCCTCGCGTACCGCAACGTCAATCAATTGCTGCGCGCACCGGCGGCTGGGCATGTGTGACACGTAGAGATGATCGCTTAGCAGCAGCAGGAAAGGCTCGTCCTCAACGAATTCGCGCGCAAGATACACGGCATGGCCGTAACCGCGCGGTTCTTCCTGCACGGCAAAATGCAGGTGGCGCAACACGCGATCAATTCGTTGCGCCTGTTCCCGTGCCCAATCCACGCCTTCGTAGGCGTGAAGAAGATTATCGCGCAGCAGATGGAGTTGGGCGCGATATCGCGACTCATCGCCCGGAGCGCAGATCACGCAGACTTCCTCGACACCGCTGTCGAGCGCTTCCTCGGCGATGATCTGAATGACCGGTTTTGCCAATCCGTCGCGGTCCACAATGGGCAGCATTCCCTTCTGAACCGTTTCAGCCACGGGATACAACCGTACGCCGCGACCCGCCGCCGTGATGACTGCCTTTCTGACGTGCATCGTGCCATTCCCTCCCGCGTTGCCGATCCAAATAAAACAACCACAACGCAATATCTCACAGAGATGAAAAAAAACTCATGAATCGAAAGGGCGGATCCTGTTTAGTCGTTTTTTTCGTCTCTTAATATGCCCCGATTGCAAGACCTGTATTCGCGGGGTCATGTTGCAATTTGAATCAGAGTCCCTCTTTCCGTAAAACGATAACATCCTTGCAGACGTCTTTGGCTTTGGTGGCTGAATATTCGCGTTTGGTTTCAATGTACCCGGGCTGCTTGAAAAGGACCTGAATGGCCGGGCTTGGTTTTGCCAACTGGGTCCGCACGGAGTCCACTTTGGACTCATCCGCCAGCGTCTCGCCTGTCTTGCGGTCCGTCACCGTGATGTCCGCCACGCCGTTGGGGTTGCACTGGGTGAAATCGCCATCGGTGGCGGCGTCAAACGCCTCCTTGGTGTCGGCCAGCCAGACCTGAAAGTCAATTTTCTCAATCGCCGGCTCTGTTGAAGCCGACGGCAGGGAGGACGGTGTCGTTTGCATGCCGGGTTGGACAGATGTTGGAGTTGACGCCGGCGATGTTTCATGCGTATTGCCGCCGCGCCCGGACATGAATAATCCGGCGGCAGCGATAATGATCGCCAGAACGGCTGCGCCGGCCACGGCAGGTATCGTGAGACTTCGTTTGGACGGTGCGGCGGGCTGAGCCGGTTGCCCGGACGGCTGGCCGCCGAGCGCGATGGTCGGCGTCGCGGCGGCGGAACGTTGCGGGCCGGTCGCCACGGTGGCCGCATGATCCGGCAGATGACTCGACACGACCGTTGCGTCGGCTTCACCCGCCATGACGGTGGCGTCGGTGGAAGCGGCGGAACGTCCGCACGGGCCGACGCCCGTAATTGCCGGATCGGGCTGAGCCTTGAGAGATTCCATTAATGCGGCGGCCATGGCCACACCCGTCGGATAACGTTGCGCGGGATTCTTGCTCAACGCCTTCATGATGACCTTGCTGAGGCATTCGTTGACGGCGAAGTTGAGTTCCTTCGGTTCGACGGGATCCACCTTGATGACCTTGTGCATGACGGTGCTGAGCACTTCGCCGGTGAACGGCTTTTCGCCGGTCAACATTTCATAAACGATCAGCGCCACGGAGAAGAGGTCGGAACGCCCGTCAATCTTGTGTCCCATGAACTGCTCGGGACTCATGTAATGCGGCGTGCCGATCATCGCGCCTTCCTGCGTCAGGTTCGAGTCGCTGACGTGCGCGATGCCGAAGTCGGCAATCTTGACGGTTCCGTCGGACAACATCATGATATTGGCTGGTTTGATGTCGCGATGGACGATGCCCTGCGCATGCGCCAGCGCCAGCGCCTTGCAGATTTGCGCGCC of the Candidatus Hydrogenedentota bacterium genome contains:
- a CDS encoding sugar phosphate nucleotidyltransferase, yielding MHVRKAVITAAGRGVRLYPVAETVQKGMLPIVDRDGLAKPVIQIIAEEALDSGVEEVCVICAPGDESRYRAQLHLLRDNLLHAYEGVDWAREQAQRIDRVLRHLHFAVQEEPRGYGHAVYLAREFVEDEPFLLLLSDHLYVSHMPSRRCAQQLIDVAVREECAVAVVQVTREHLVGHYGTLSGKRVPDAPGLYQIEKIIEKPSLSMAELHLQTPGLRAGFYLCLFGMHVLPPSVFDALEPEVAAHKNGDPEIQLTPALQELAKRERYLAVEVSGSRYDIGSRFGMLQTQLAISMAGKDRDEVLRVLVDVLAEAGMRRPAG
- a CDS encoding protein kinase, translated to MSAQQPPEKLGKYKIVRELGKGAMGVVYEGIDPIIGRRVAIKTARRDVMEASGRADEMMQRFLREARAAGMLNDPGIITIYDADEENGIAYIAMEFIDSGNLQDYLAHRGRPSPEEAVEIGAQICKALALAHAQGIVHRDIKPANIMMLSDGTVKIADFGIAHVSDSNLTQEGAMIGTPHYMSPEQFMGHKIDGRSDLFSVALIVYEMLTGEKPFTGEVLSTVMHKVIKVDPVEPKELNFAVNECLSKVIMKALSKNPAQRYPTGVAMAAALMESLKAQPDPAITGVGPCGRSAASTDATVMAGEADATVVSSHLPDHAATVATGPQRSAAATPTIALGGQPSGQPAQPAAPSKRSLTIPAVAGAAVLAIIIAAAGLFMSGRGGNTHETSPASTPTSVQPGMQTTPSSLPSASTEPAIEKIDFQVWLADTKEAFDAATDGDFTQCNPNGVADITVTDRKTGETLADESKVDSVRTQLAKPSPAIQVLFKQPGYIETKREYSATKAKDVCKDVIVLRKEGL